In Deltaproteobacteria bacterium, the following are encoded in one genomic region:
- a CDS encoding Gfo/Idh/MocA family oxidoreductase, whose translation MAASVAPLRIGILGAANIAPLALIAPAREVAGAEVLAVAARDAERARRFAARHGISRVHKSYAALLADPDVDAVYNPLPNSHHGLWTLRALAAGKHVLCEKPFAANAEEAQRVADAARTSGRVVMEAFHWRYHPLAARLLEIVRSGELGEVTRARASLCAPLIRPGDIRYRADLAGGAMMDMGCYTVSVVRALAGEEPRVVSARAKRSSQRVDRAMEAELAFPSGATGHVVCSMLSWRLLGVSARVTGTRGTLHVTNPIAPQLFHRVTVTSDGKKRREQVKDGTSYGHQLAAFVSAVREGAPFPTTADDAVRNMAVIDAVYRAAGMEPRKPAAE comes from the coding sequence GTGGCCGCCTCGGTAGCCCCGCTTCGCATCGGCATCCTCGGCGCGGCGAACATCGCGCCGCTCGCACTCATCGCGCCGGCGCGCGAGGTCGCCGGCGCCGAGGTGCTCGCGGTCGCCGCGCGCGACGCCGAGCGGGCGCGCCGCTTCGCCGCGCGCCACGGCATCTCGCGCGTGCACAAGAGCTACGCCGCGCTGCTCGCGGATCCCGACGTCGACGCGGTCTACAACCCGTTGCCGAACTCGCATCACGGCCTCTGGACGCTGCGCGCGCTCGCGGCCGGGAAGCACGTGCTGTGCGAGAAGCCGTTCGCGGCAAATGCGGAGGAGGCGCAGCGCGTGGCCGACGCCGCGCGCACTTCGGGCCGCGTCGTGATGGAGGCGTTTCACTGGCGCTACCACCCGCTCGCGGCGCGGCTCCTCGAGATCGTGCGCAGCGGCGAGCTGGGTGAGGTGACGCGCGCCCGGGCTTCGCTGTGCGCGCCGCTCATCAGGCCGGGCGACATCCGCTACCGCGCGGACCTCGCCGGCGGCGCGATGATGGACATGGGCTGTTACACGGTGTCGGTCGTGCGCGCGCTCGCGGGCGAGGAGCCGCGCGTCGTCTCCGCGCGCGCGAAGCGCTCGTCGCAGCGAGTCGACCGCGCGATGGAGGCGGAGCTCGCGTTTCCGAGCGGAGCGACGGGCCACGTCGTGTGCTCGATGCTGTCGTGGCGCTTGTTAGGCGTCTCGGCGCGGGTGACTGGCACGCGCGGAACGCTGCACGTCACGAACCCGATCGCGCCGCAGCTCTTTCATCGCGTGACGGTGACGAGCGACGGCAAGAAGCGGCGTGAGCAGGTGAAGGACGGCACGAGCTACGGCCACCAGCTCGCCGCCTTCGTGAGCGCGGTGCGCGAGGGCGCGCCGTTCCCGACGACAGCGGATGACGCGGTCAGGAACATGGCGGTGATCGACGCCGTGTATCGCGCCGCAGGAATGGAGCCGCGCAAGCCCGCTGCGGAGTGA
- a CDS encoding epoxide hydrolase, with amino-acid sequence MSDRIEPFRIAATDEQLDDLRRRLRATRFPERECVDDWSQGIPLAYVQDLCAYWAEKYDWRAREARLNRFPQFKTQIDGVDIHFLHVRSPHANAMPLVITHGWPGSIVEFHKVIEPLTNPTAFGGDARDAFHVVAPSLPGYGFSGKPARNGWNVQRIARAWSVLMPRLGYARYAAQGGDWGAMVTTCIGIQDPQNCLGIHLNMPIAPPDPATMADLTDKEKSALAGMQHYNDWDSGYSKEQSTRPQTVGYGLTDSPAGQAAWIVEKFWSWTDCDGHPENVLTRDELLDNVMLYWLPANAASSARLYWESFRTPPMDPVTIPVGCSIFPKEIFRTSRRWAEKRFPKLVHFNELEKGGHFAAFEQPEAFVREVRGCFGKLR; translated from the coding sequence ATGTCCGACCGCATCGAGCCCTTCCGCATCGCCGCGACCGACGAACAGCTGGATGACCTACGCCGCCGCCTGCGGGCGACGCGCTTTCCCGAGCGCGAGTGCGTCGACGATTGGTCGCAGGGCATCCCGCTCGCGTACGTGCAGGATCTCTGCGCCTATTGGGCCGAGAAGTACGACTGGCGGGCGCGCGAGGCGCGGCTGAACCGCTTCCCACAGTTCAAGACCCAGATCGACGGCGTCGACATCCACTTCCTGCACGTGCGCTCGCCCCACGCGAACGCCATGCCGCTCGTGATCACCCACGGCTGGCCAGGCTCGATCGTCGAGTTCCACAAAGTGATCGAGCCGCTCACGAACCCGACCGCATTCGGCGGCGACGCGCGCGACGCCTTCCACGTCGTGGCGCCGTCGCTGCCCGGCTACGGCTTCTCGGGCAAGCCCGCGAGGAACGGCTGGAACGTGCAGCGCATCGCGCGCGCCTGGTCCGTGCTGATGCCGCGGCTCGGCTACGCGCGCTACGCGGCGCAGGGCGGCGACTGGGGTGCGATGGTGACGACTTGCATCGGCATCCAGGACCCGCAGAACTGCCTCGGCATCCACCTCAACATGCCGATCGCGCCGCCGGACCCCGCGACGATGGCGGACCTCACGGACAAGGAGAAGTCCGCGCTCGCCGGCATGCAGCACTACAACGACTGGGACTCGGGCTACTCGAAGGAGCAGAGCACGCGCCCGCAAACCGTGGGCTACGGCCTAACAGATTCGCCCGCGGGTCAAGCCGCGTGGATCGTCGAGAAGTTCTGGTCGTGGACCGACTGCGACGGGCACCCGGAGAACGTGCTCACGCGCGACGAGTTGCTCGACAACGTGATGCTCTACTGGCTGCCCGCGAACGCTGCTTCTTCGGCGCGCCTGTACTGGGAGAGCTTCCGCACGCCGCCGATGGACCCCGTCACGATCCCGGTGGGCTGCTCGATCTTCCCGAAGGAGATCTTCCGCACCTCACGCCGCTGGGCGGAGAAGCGCTTCCCGAAGCTCGTGCACTTCAACGAGCTGGAGAAGGGCGGGCACTTCGCGGCGTTCGAGCAGCCGG
- a CDS encoding MFS transporter, with protein sequence MIVDLIGFGIVMPILPFWASELGASSTTYGLILSSYAAAQFVCSPLWGALSDRIGRRRVLLMTVAGTAGALALLAFAEAIWLVFAARILAGAFAGNIGVASAYITDLTPPEQRTGKLALIGLCFAVGFSIGPALAWPLASLGPHAPLWFAAGLAALNWIAAFAFLREPPRAEAAAASGESLRFGALADPRVRTLALANLAFSLAVTQLESMFPLFMKDEFAYTEREFVPLLLAMALVMGVVQGGMRRIVPRVGEARLALLGCAALALVFAAIPMMPTVGVLLLPLALSAIGRALAQPSMLGLVSVAATPESRGQVMGTFQSMASLARVVGPTAAGALYAANTALPFWLAGALCAGLLLVPWRGLARDLATSRAT encoded by the coding sequence GTGATCGTCGATCTGATCGGCTTCGGCATCGTGATGCCGATCCTACCGTTCTGGGCGAGCGAGCTCGGCGCGAGCTCGACGACCTACGGGCTCATCCTCTCGTCGTACGCCGCAGCGCAGTTCGTCTGCTCGCCGCTCTGGGGCGCGCTCTCGGATCGCATCGGGCGCCGCCGCGTGCTGCTGATGACCGTCGCGGGCACTGCGGGAGCGCTCGCGCTGCTGGCCTTCGCCGAAGCGATCTGGCTCGTGTTCGCGGCGCGCATCCTCGCGGGCGCCTTCGCCGGCAACATCGGCGTCGCGTCCGCCTACATCACGGACCTGACACCTCCCGAGCAGCGCACGGGGAAGCTCGCGCTGATCGGGCTGTGCTTCGCAGTAGGTTTCTCGATCGGGCCTGCGCTCGCCTGGCCGCTCGCGTCGCTCGGCCCGCACGCGCCGCTCTGGTTCGCGGCAGGGCTCGCGGCGCTCAACTGGATCGCGGCGTTCGCGTTCCTGCGCGAGCCGCCGCGCGCCGAGGCCGCCGCGGCGAGCGGCGAGTCGCTTCGCTTCGGTGCGCTCGCGGACCCGCGCGTGCGCACGCTCGCGCTCGCGAACCTCGCGTTCTCGCTCGCGGTGACGCAGCTCGAGTCGATGTTCCCGCTCTTCATGAAGGACGAGTTCGCGTACACCGAGCGCGAGTTCGTTCCGCTCCTGCTCGCGATGGCCCTCGTGATGGGCGTCGTGCAGGGCGGCATGCGCCGCATCGTGCCCCGCGTTGGCGAAGCGCGACTCGCGCTGCTCGGGTGCGCCGCGTTGGCGCTCGTGTTCGCGGCGATTCCGATGATGCCGACCGTCGGCGTGCTCTTGCTGCCGCTCGCACTCTCGGCGATCGGCCGCGCCCTTGCGCAGCCGAGCATGCTCGGGCTCGTCTCGGTCGCGGCGACGCCGGAGTCGCGCGGTCAGGTGATGGGCACGTTCCAGTCGATGGCGTCGCTGGCGCGCGTGGTCGGGCCCACCGCCGCGGGCGCGCTCTACGCCGCGAACACCGCGCTTCCGTTCTGGCTCGCGGGAGCGCTCTGTGCCGGCCTCCTGCTCGTGCCTTGGCGTGGTCTCGCCCGCGACTTGGCGACGTCGCGCGCGACCTAA
- a CDS encoding MFS transporter, with translation MSDSARLIFARGLRGLADGALVILVSRWLVDAGRAGELGTLTFAALLGSALATLAAGLVAHRLAARSLLVASCALLALTGVGMAFAPSPLWLLAIVFVGTFNPGDSDLSLFLPIEQALLAETGDAEGRASRFAYYNVAGALGMMLGSQAAGLLAQAGAGAHGDAQLALIAYAACGALLAALYAPLRVGRARAGERTPAQPLRESRGVVLKLSALFTLDSFGGGFSVRTLVIAWLIARHDASVAQVALAMSVASGLSAASQLAAPLVARRIGLIRTMVYTHIPANCFMIALGFMPTLPLAIACLWLRASLSQMDVPARQAYVMSVVPEGERAAAASVTNVPRAFGGAPSALIAGPMLAAGAFQWALATGGVLKIAYDLLLLAGFGHRPAPHETRDA, from the coding sequence GTGAGCGACTCGGCGCGGCTCATCTTCGCGCGCGGGCTGCGCGGCCTCGCCGACGGCGCTCTGGTGATCCTCGTCTCGCGCTGGCTCGTCGACGCCGGCCGCGCTGGCGAGCTCGGCACGCTCACCTTCGCCGCGCTGCTCGGCTCCGCGCTCGCGACGCTCGCGGCCGGGCTCGTCGCGCACCGCTTAGCCGCGCGCAGCTTGCTCGTCGCCTCGTGCGCCCTGCTCGCCCTGACAGGCGTGGGCATGGCGTTCGCACCGAGCCCGCTCTGGCTGCTCGCGATCGTCTTCGTCGGCACGTTCAATCCCGGCGATTCGGACCTCTCGCTGTTTCTGCCGATCGAGCAGGCGCTGCTCGCCGAGACCGGCGACGCCGAGGGCCGCGCCTCGCGTTTCGCCTACTACAACGTCGCGGGCGCTCTGGGCATGATGCTCGGCAGCCAGGCAGCCGGGCTCCTCGCGCAAGCTGGCGCCGGCGCGCATGGCGACGCGCAGCTCGCGCTCATTGCGTACGCCGCGTGCGGCGCGCTACTCGCTGCGCTCTACGCGCCACTGCGTGTGGGACGCGCGCGCGCCGGTGAGCGCACCCCCGCGCAGCCCCTGCGCGAGTCGCGCGGCGTCGTGCTCAAGCTCTCCGCGCTGTTCACGCTCGACTCGTTCGGCGGTGGCTTCAGCGTGCGCACGCTCGTGATCGCATGGCTGATCGCGCGCCACGACGCGAGCGTGGCGCAGGTGGCCCTCGCGATGAGCGTCGCCTCGGGCCTGAGCGCGGCTTCGCAGCTCGCCGCTCCCCTCGTCGCGCGCCGCATCGGGCTGATTCGCACGATGGTCTACACGCACATCCCGGCCAACTGCTTCATGATCGCGCTCGGCTTCATGCCGACGCTCCCGCTCGCGATCGCGTGTTTGTGGCTGCGCGCGAGCCTCTCGCAGATGGACGTGCCGGCGCGGCAGGCCTACGTGATGTCGGTCGTGCCCGAGGGCGAACGCGCTGCGGCTGCGAGCGTGACCAACGTGCCGCGCGCGTTCGGCGGCGCGCCGAGCGCGCTGATTGCCGGCCCCATGCTCGCGGCGGGCGCGTTCCAGTGGGCGCTCGCGACCGGCGGCGTGCTCAAGATTGCCTACGACTTGCTGCTACTCGCCGGCTTCGGCCACCGCCCAGCGCCCCACGAGACGCGCGACGCTTAG
- a CDS encoding RNA-binding protein — MAKKLYVGNIPFTTTEADLRAMFETHGAVTSVKVITDRETGRSRGFAFVEMDDATAAQNAIRALDGSQMGGRSLRVNEAQDRREGGGGGGGGRGGYGGGGGRGGYGGGGGGGYGGGGGGGRGGYGGGGGGYGGGRDRDRDRY, encoded by the coding sequence TTGGCAAAGAAGCTCTACGTAGGAAACATCCCCTTCACCACCACCGAGGCAGATCTCCGCGCGATGTTCGAGACGCACGGAGCCGTCACGTCCGTGAAAGTCATTACGGATCGTGAGACGGGCCGCTCGCGCGGCTTCGCGTTCGTCGAGATGGACGACGCGACTGCGGCGCAGAACGCGATTCGCGCGCTCGACGGCTCCCAAATGGGTGGCCGCAGCCTGCGCGTGAACGAAGCGCAGGATCGCCGCGAAGGCGGCGGTGGCGGTGGCGGAGGCCGCGGCGGCTACGGCGGCGGCGGCGGCCGCGGTGGCTACGGCGGCGGCGGTGGCGGCGGCTACGGCGGCGGCGGTGGTGGTGGCCGCGGCGGTTACGGCGGCGGCGGCGGTGGTTACGGCGGTGGCCGGGACCGCGACCGCGACCGCTACTAG
- a CDS encoding GGDEF domain-containing protein: MPSVLSAADLERDALRVAVRALGELAAGPARAKHEAVGSVLEEVVALAQCSGGVVAERVPTARGGGALRVLAACGGASELQVRGEELAREPALDGGIVLALEALGESLGEIVLLAPAGADAPSLRAALEPFAEACAVLLLGYERAAIRARAEDDLVRSQRHLRRGAQLDGLTGLATRAASQRALEDAVTRSHSAGLPLALILVDVDHAKLLAGRVGPAAFDEALARVARMVHDTVRPADWTGRWGVDAFVVALLGCHAEAASVVAERIRLRVEGASFPVWGGSEVTLSVSAGVASTGPLLEASEVLVARALRATEEAKSAGRNRVCVSRPARA; the protein is encoded by the coding sequence ATGCCGAGTGTGCTTTCTGCCGCGGACCTCGAGCGCGATGCGCTGCGAGTCGCCGTGCGCGCGCTCGGCGAGCTCGCGGCTGGGCCCGCGCGCGCGAAGCACGAGGCGGTCGGGAGCGTGCTCGAGGAAGTGGTCGCGCTCGCGCAGTGCAGCGGCGGCGTCGTCGCGGAGCGCGTTCCGACAGCACGCGGCGGAGGCGCCCTGCGCGTGCTCGCGGCCTGCGGCGGCGCGAGCGAGCTCCAGGTTCGCGGTGAAGAGCTCGCGCGCGAGCCCGCGCTCGACGGCGGCATCGTGCTCGCGCTCGAAGCGCTTGGCGAGTCACTCGGCGAGATCGTGCTGCTCGCGCCTGCTGGCGCCGACGCGCCGAGCCTGCGCGCGGCGCTCGAGCCGTTCGCCGAAGCGTGCGCCGTGCTGCTGCTCGGCTATGAGCGGGCGGCGATCAGAGCGCGGGCAGAGGACGATCTGGTGCGCTCGCAGCGTCACCTGCGCCGCGGCGCGCAGCTCGACGGGCTCACGGGCCTCGCCACCCGCGCGGCCTCGCAGCGTGCGCTCGAGGACGCCGTGACCCGCTCCCACTCCGCGGGGCTGCCGCTCGCGCTGATCCTCGTCGATGTGGATCACGCGAAGCTCCTCGCCGGGCGCGTCGGCCCCGCCGCTTTCGATGAAGCGCTCGCGCGTGTGGCGCGCATGGTGCACGACACCGTGCGGCCGGCGGACTGGACCGGACGCTGGGGAGTCGACGCGTTCGTCGTGGCGCTGCTCGGCTGCCACGCCGAAGCGGCGAGCGTCGTCGCGGAGCGCATCCGCCTGCGCGTCGAAGGTGCGAGCTTCCCGGTCTGGGGCGGCTCGGAGGTCACGCTCAGCGTGAGCGCGGGCGTCGCGAGTACGGGGCCTCTGCTCGAGGCGAGCGAAGTGCTCGTAGCGCGCGCGCTGCGCGCCACGGAAGAGGCGAAGAGCGCGGGCCGCAACCGCGTGTGCGTGTCGCGGCCCGCGCGGGCCTAA
- a CDS encoding ceramidase domain-containing protein, with the protein MRLAPALPPGCPWSGFTPPNVDWCEREACAWIVNPAEAWSNVAYLLGALAMWRLARTSSSGDLAHFAPASLAVGAFSFAYHASYTWLLQFFDFVGMFVFCFLVLARNAVRLGWIAPQRERAAWLAGTVAASACVPPLFYAGVPIQATVFVLILGSVAQELALFRRRDASASYASYWAALALLAAASAFSLADVTRAWCDPESWLQGHALWHVLSAAALVSLQRFYAAQPRP; encoded by the coding sequence ATGCGCCTCGCGCCTGCGCTTCCGCCCGGCTGCCCGTGGAGCGGCTTCACGCCGCCGAACGTGGACTGGTGCGAGCGGGAGGCGTGCGCGTGGATCGTGAACCCGGCCGAAGCCTGGTCCAACGTCGCGTACTTGTTGGGCGCGCTCGCGATGTGGCGCCTCGCACGAACGAGCTCGAGCGGCGACCTCGCGCACTTCGCACCGGCGAGTCTCGCGGTGGGCGCGTTCTCGTTCGCCTACCACGCCTCCTACACGTGGCTGCTGCAGTTCTTCGACTTCGTCGGGATGTTCGTGTTCTGCTTCCTCGTGCTCGCGCGCAATGCCGTGCGGCTCGGCTGGATCGCGCCGCAGCGCGAACGCGCGGCGTGGCTCGCGGGCACGGTCGCCGCCAGCGCGTGCGTGCCGCCGCTCTTCTACGCGGGCGTGCCGATTCAGGCGACGGTGTTCGTGCTGATCCTCGGCTCGGTCGCGCAGGAGCTCGCGCTGTTCCGGAGGCGTGACGCGTCCGCTTCGTATGCAAGTTATTGGGCCGCTCTCGCGCTCCTCGCCGCTGCGAGCGCGTTCTCGCTCGCCGACGTGACGCGCGCTTGGTGCGATCCCGAGAGCTGGCTCCAGGGCCACGCGCTGTGGCACGTGCTCTCGGCCGCTGCGCTCGTCTCGCTGCAGCGCTTCTACGCAGCGCAGCCGCGACCGTGA
- a CDS encoding phosphotransferase, which translates to MSLQQISPALIAALEEQLARALGERVSLAAFAEHKGVADETLKLAARGARGEAIGVVLYAPEIAPRLIARGCERGRAARAALGEELGRVVVTARAEGEHAGRTWALMPQARVLGHGLAARAERRWLAGALLAWLREVARRAAGAADESARSCYGEALAYAESEPALGDEIRAGARAARARIAAAAWRPRHVVMHGDLWAGNVLGAPSAAPFSRRFVLIDWDTSRVSGFPILDLVRAARSFGVSRSRLGREIAAHSSALGWNRDVARGALIAALGHTGLARENFPLARYAEMARGALASFDAAATGS; encoded by the coding sequence ATGTCGCTCCAGCAGATCTCGCCTGCGCTGATTGCTGCGCTCGAAGAGCAGCTTGCGCGGGCGCTCGGCGAGCGCGTCTCGCTCGCGGCGTTCGCGGAGCACAAGGGCGTCGCGGATGAAACGCTGAAGCTTGCGGCGCGTGGGGCGCGAGGTGAGGCGATCGGCGTTGTGCTGTACGCGCCCGAGATCGCGCCGCGGCTGATCGCGCGCGGCTGCGAGCGCGGGCGTGCGGCGCGCGCGGCGCTCGGCGAGGAGCTCGGGCGCGTCGTCGTGACTGCGCGCGCCGAGGGCGAGCACGCGGGTCGAACCTGGGCGCTGATGCCGCAGGCGCGCGTGCTGGGCCACGGCCTTGCTGCGCGCGCCGAGCGGCGCTGGCTTGCGGGTGCGCTACTCGCGTGGCTGCGCGAGGTGGCGCGGCGCGCGGCGGGCGCGGCCGATGAATCAGCGCGGAGCTGCTACGGAGAGGCGCTTGCCTACGCGGAGAGCGAGCCTGCGCTAGGCGACGAGATTCGTGCGGGCGCGCGCGCCGCGCGAGCGCGCATCGCGGCCGCCGCCTGGCGCCCGCGCCACGTCGTCATGCACGGCGACCTGTGGGCCGGCAACGTGTTGGGCGCGCCTTCCGCTGCGCCCTTCTCGCGCCGCTTCGTGCTGATCGATTGGGATACGTCGCGTGTCTCGGGCTTCCCGATCCTCGACCTCGTGCGCGCCGCGCGCTCCTTCGGCGTCTCGCGCTCGCGGCTCGGGCGCGAGATCGCTGCGCACAGTTCGGCCCTCGGCTGGAACCGGGATGTCGCGCGCGGCGCTCTGATCGCCGCGCTCGGGCACACCGGCCTCGCGCGCGAGAACTTTCCGCTGGCGCGCTACGCGGAGATGGCGCGCGGTGCGCTCGCGAGCTTCGACGCAGCGGCGACCGGGAGCTAG